Proteins from one Triticum aestivum cultivar Chinese Spring chromosome 7A, IWGSC CS RefSeq v2.1, whole genome shotgun sequence genomic window:
- the LOC123152528 gene encoding uncharacterized protein has translation MAASSSSSSSSSSSSSPSSPSDPDYKVTTSDIEDDAAGVEPPSSDEEFPSVFRTQGHVDAVCMKYGIPKDQYTALPAGDLRASSSPPHGAVCVYAHALEAGMRVPLHPFFVDALNHFGLAPTQLAPNGWRIMAGFIVLCRSAGVPPSLAVFRRFFVLSALPHKHKRGWYYFQPRSKGGSGLRFTGLPESIKGWKRGFFFLSSPTAWPCPVEWGKPSKSSLVDPVLSAEDEASAAKLLSAQGASSIDLRKYLCIRNLAEAGISPLPAPVRAPPSPQLPAPEPSSPQPPPSCTCTATESKGMDPAVYGMMKSMLAVKAAVARTLASTNKVEIEPGSDVTRSPPLRGKKRNLGEADGSDGPPSVLPDTPSTAGDSSAPTGICSPPEAFSRSSRKIQHIPSGHDGDSTDWVAARERLRGAVPPQQDRVFAATEPSDIVASTYVAVLQAANYASFSLAYALELEQRLDARDAAGEVGGQARRGGGGGGDGEGRARRAATRAGRAGWLRALAGRERGAEDVKRAVRSSCPLYAVRQVRRTLNYLVD, from the exons atggctgcttcttcttcttcctcctcctcgtcctcctcctcgtcctctccgtccTCCCCCTCCGACCCGGACTACAAGGTCACCACCTCTGACATCGAGGACGACGCCGCCGGGGTCGAGCCCCCATCGTCGGACGAGGAATTCCCCTCCGTCTTCCGCACGCAGGGCCACGTGGACGCGGTGTGCATGAAGTACGGCATCCCCAAGGACCAGTACACCGCCCTCCCCGCCGGCGACCTGCGCGCGAGCTCGTCCCCACCGCACGGCGCCGTCTGCGTGTACGCGCACGCGCTGGAGGCCGGGATGCGCGTCCCTCTTCACCCCTTCTTCGTCGACGCGCTCAACCACTTCGGCCTCGCGCCGACGCAGCTCGCGCCCAACGGGTGGCGCATCATGGCGGGATTCATTGTGCTCTGCCGCTCCGCTGGCGTGCCGCCGTCCCTCGCGGTGTTCCGGCGCTTCTTCGTGCTGTCCGCCCTCCCCCACAAGCACAAAAGAGGCTGGTACTACTTCCAACCCAGGTCGAAGGGCGGATCCGGCTTGCGCTTCACGGGGTTGCCGGAGTCCATCAAGGGTTGGAAGCGCgggttcttcttcctctcttcgccgACCGCGTGGCCTTGTCCTGTGGAATGGGGCAAGCCGTCCAAGagctccctcgtggaccctgtgcTCTCCGCCGAAGATGAGGCATCGGCGGCCAAGTTGCTATCTGCTCAGGGAGCCTCCTCCATTGATCTCAGGAAGTATCTTTGCATCAGAAATCTTGCCGAGGCCGGGATATCTCCCTTGCCGGCACCGGTACGGGCGCCGCCATCACCGCAGCTCCCGGCACCGGAGCCGTCGTCACCGCAGCCGCCGCCTTCTTGTACTTGTACTGCTACCGAGTCCAAAGGGATGGATCCGGCAGTGTACGGCATGATGAAATCCATGCTGGCAGTGAAGGCGGCGGTGGCAAGAACATTGGCATCGACGAACAAGGTGGAAATTGAGCCGGGCAGCGACGTGACGAGATCGCCGCCGTTGCGTGGGAAGAAGAGGAATCTGGGAGAAGCAGACGGCAGCGACGGCCCACCATCTGTGCTGCCAGACACTCCGTCTACCGCCGGTGACAGCTCGGCGCCGACCGGAATTTGTTCCCCGCCCGAGGCCTTCTCCCGGAGCAGCCGGAAGATTCAGCATATTCCCAGCGGACACGACGGCGACAGCACCGACTGGGTGGCCGCGCGGGAGAGGCTGCGGGGCGCCGTCCCGCCGCAGCAGGACCGCGTGTTTGCGGCGACGGAGCCCTCCGACATCGTCGCGTCCACCTACGTCGCCGTTCTTCAG GCTGCAAACTAcgcgtccttctccttggcctACGCGCTGGAGCTGGAGCAGCGGCTGGACGCGCGGGACGCGGCTGGAGAGGTCGGAGGCCAAGCtcgccgcggcggaggcggaggtggagacgGTGAAGGCCGAGCGCGCCGTGCGGCGACGCGCGCAGGACGCGCTGGATGGTTACGAGCGCTGGCGGGGCGCGAACGCGGGGCAGAGGACGTGAAGCGCGCTGTGCGCTCTAGCTGTCCTCTCTACGCCGTTCGGCAGGTCAGGCGGACGCTTAATTACCTTGTAGATTAA